One window of the Cryptomeria japonica chromosome 7, Sugi_1.0, whole genome shotgun sequence genome contains the following:
- the LOC131068953 gene encoding endoglucanase 19 encodes MASSLCILVLALCIGAAVAGHDYGAALSKSILFYEAQRSGLLPANQRVTWRSHSGLQDGKANGVDLVGGYYDAGDNVKFGLPMAFTVTMLSWSVIEYGKQMASSGELGHAMDAIKWGSDYLIKAHPEPDVLYGEVGDGSSDHYCWQRPEDMTTPRQAYRIDANNPGSDLAGETAAAMAAASIVFRHSNPAYSNELLSHARQLFTFADKYRGKYDSSITVARKYYGSMSGYADELLWAAAWLHEATGDLSYMEYLINNAGPLGGTGWAMTEFSWDVKYAGVQVLASKFLMQGRGKQSEAVLQGYQEKAEYFLCACMQKGNRNVQRTPGGLLYVQKWNNIQFVTSASFLLSVYSDYLTSAGKSVQCPMGSVQPSELLALAKSQVDYILGDNPRATSYMVGYGSNYPSQVHHRASSIVSYKVDSSFVSCKGGYATWFSRKSSDPNVLVGAIVGGPDGNDNFADERDNYEQTEPATYNNGPLIGLLARLNRGAGFNQLLPVVVPAPTNTPTTSPSPATTPKPSPSPAGNTPLVVSQTVTSSWGYSGRTYYRYSALITNKSKQTVKNLKLAIQGLYGPVWGLSKTEDSLYSYPKWLQSLSPGQSFDFVYIHAGPQASISVSSYDLN; translated from the exons ATGGCTTCAAGTCTTTGCATTTTGGTGCTGGCCCTTTGCATTGGAGCCGCAGTAGCAGGGCATGACTATGGTGCTGCCCTTAGCAAAAGCATCCTTTTTTATGAGGCACAGAGATCTGGCCTTCTTCCTGCCAATCAGAGAGTCACCTGGCGTTCTCATTCTGGTCTCCAAGATGGGAAGGCGAATGGG GTTGATCTCGTAGGAGGCTATTACGATGCCGGAGATAACGTCAAATTTGGCCTGCCAATGGCATTTACAGTGACAATGCTATCATGGAGTGTTATAGAATATGGTAAGCAAATGGCGAGCAGTGGGGAGTTGGGTCATGCAATGGATGCTATCAAATGGGGTAGTGATTATCTTATCAAAGCTCACCCAGAGCCTGATGTATTGTATGGAGAG GTGGGCGATGGCAGCTCAGATCATTATTGTTGGCAAAGGCCAGAGGATATGACCACTCCTCGCCAAGCATACAGAATTGATGCAAACAATCCAGGCTCAGATCTTGCAGGAGAAACAGCTGCTGCAATGGCTGCTGCTTCAATAGTTTTCAGACACTCAAATCCTGCATACTCTAATGAGCTTCTCAGTCATGCTAGACAG CTCTTTACATTTGCTGATAAATACAGAGGCAAATATGATAGCAGCATCACCGTTGCACGGAAGTACTATGGTTCTATGAGTGGATATGCG GATGAGCTTCTTTGGGCGGCCGCATGGCTTCATGAAGCTACTGGGGATCTATCTTACATGGAGTACCTAATTAACAATGCTGGTCCCCTTGGTGGAACTGGGTGGGCAATGACGGAATTCAGTTGGGATGTCAAGTATGCCGGAGTTCAAGTTCTGGCATCCAAG TTCCTTATGCAAGGTAGAGGAAAGCAAAGTGAGGCTGTATTGCAAGGTTACCAGGAAAAAGCAGAGTACTTCCTCTGTGCATGTATGCAGAAAGGAAATCGAAATGTGCAGAGAACACCTGGTGGGCTTCTGTATGTGCAGAAATGGAACAATATTCAGTTTGTGACAAGTGCCTCTTTTCTCCTCTCAGTTTATTCTGATTACCTTACTTCTGCTGGCAAAAGCGTGCAATGCCCGATGGGATCTGTGCAGCCCTCAGAGCTTCTAGCCTTAGCCAAATCTCAG GTTGATTATATCCTTGGAGACAACCCTAGAGCAACGAGCTATATGGTTGGATATGGCAGCAACTATCCCAGCCAAGTTCACCACAGAGCTTCGTCTATAGTATCATACAAAGTGGACTCATCATTTGTGAGCTGCAAGGGGGGTTACGCAACTTGGTTTAGCAGGAAGAGCAGCGACCCTAATGTTTTGGTGGGTGCTATTGTTGGAGGTCCTGATGGGAATGATAATTTCGCAGATGAAAGAGACAACTATGAGCAGACAGAGCCTGCCACTTATAACAATGGCCCTCTAATTGGTCTTTTGGCCAGACTAAATAGAGGTGCTGGCTTCAATCAGCTCCTTCCAG TTGTTGTTCCTGCCCCAACAAACACACCCACGACATCTCCATCTCCAGCAACCACGCCAAAACCATCTCCTTCCCCAGCAG GCAACACTCCACTTGTGGTATCACAGACAGTGACCTCCTCTTGGGGCTACAGCGGACGGACTTACTACAGATATTCTGCACTTATAACAAACAAATCTAAGCAAACTGTGAAGAACCTTAAGCTGGCAATTCAAGGGCTTTATGGCCCTGTTTGGGGTTTGTCAAAAACAGAAGACTCCCTTTACAGCTATCCCAAATGGTTACAATCCCTTTCCCCAGGGCAGAGTTTTGATTTTGTCTACATACATGCAGGTCCTCAAGCTTCCATCTCTGTATCTAGTTATGACTTGAATTGA